The Dethiosulfovibrio peptidovorans DSM 11002 nucleotide sequence CGTCCGCCACATCCGAGGCTATCTCGACTCCTCGGTTGATAGGACCGGGATGCATGACTACCGCATCTTCCGAGATATCCTCCCTGGATGCGCCGAAAAAACGGTGATATTCCTCGAAGGACGGAAATAGCCCCTGATCCTGACGTTCTCTCTGTATCCTCAAAAGATAGACGATCCGAGCCTCCCGCATAGCATCCTTAGCGTTCTCCCTGTAGGATGATACCCCGAAGGACCCTAGATCGCTGGGCATGAGTGACCTAGGACCGCAAAAGGAGACCAAGGCTCCCATGGTCCTGAATGCCTTGGCTACGCTTCGGGCCACTCTGCTGTGCTTGACGTCGCCTGCAACTACCATCTTAACTCCGTCAAGGCTGCCCAATCTCTCGTAGGCGGAAAGAAGGTCCAACAGTGCCTGAGTGGGATGGCTCCTCGCACCGTCTCCCCCGTTGATTATCGAGACATCCGGAAGGAGCTTTCCCAGATACATGGGAAAACCTGCCATGCCGTGTCTCATCACGATAGAGTCGATCCCCATGGCCTTCAAGGTCCAAGCCGTATCCCTGAGGGTCTCGCCCTTGGATAGGCTGGATCCGGAAGACGCCCAGTTTATGACCTCCGCTCCGAGGAACTGTTCGGCCATCTCGAAAGACGTCCTCGTCCTGGTGGAGGGCTCGAAAAAGAGGTTCACCACGGTCCTCCCCCTCAGAAGCTCTCCCCTTCTCTTCGGAGTATCGAGAGATGCCTTGTGCTTCGAGGCCAGCTCCAGGAACACCTCGAAATCACTACGGTCCCAGTCCTCCAGATCGAAAAGATTTTTTCTGGACCAGCTCATGACAGGTCCTCCTTCTCGCATATCAGGACCCGATCCTCTCCGTCCAGCTCCTTGACTCGAACCTCCACGACCTCGCTCTTGGCGGTAGGAACCGTTTTGCCCAGGAAATCCGGCTGTATAGGAAGTTCTCTGTGTCCTCTGTCCACCAAGATAGCCAGCTGGACAGCCCCCGGCCGCCCCAGGTCCATCAGAGCCTCGAGAGCCGCCCTTATGGTCCTACCTGTAAACAGGACGTCGTCGACCAGAACCAGTGTTTTGCCGGAGACGTCCATCGGTATGGAGGTACTGTGAACGATAGGCTCGTCGGACAAAACGGCCAGATCGTCCCTGTAAA carries:
- the pyrR gene encoding bifunctional pyr operon transcriptional regulator/uracil phosphoribosyltransferase PyrR: MKLREKAVVMTAEDMERVLRRIANEIIERNRGLQDLIILGIQRRGVYLASRIRKILLESEGVKLPKGELDITLYRDDLAVLSDEPIVHSTSIPMDVSGKTLVLVDDVLFTGRTIRAALEALMDLGRPGAVQLAILVDRGHRELPIQPDFLGKTVPTAKSEVVEVRVKELDGEDRVLICEKEDLS
- a CDS encoding aspartate carbamoyltransferase catalytic subunit; translation: MSWSRKNLFDLEDWDRSDFEVFLELASKHKASLDTPKRRGELLRGRTVVNLFFEPSTRTRTSFEMAEQFLGAEVINWASSGSSLSKGETLRDTAWTLKAMGIDSIVMRHGMAGFPMYLGKLLPDVSIINGGDGARSHPTQALLDLLSAYERLGSLDGVKMVVAGDVKHSRVARSVAKAFRTMGALVSFCGPRSLMPSDLGSFGVSSYRENAKDAMREARIVYLLRIQRERQDQGLFPSFEEYHRFFGASREDISEDAVVMHPGPINRGVEIASDVADGPNSLILDQVRSGVAARMAVLELCLGGEAI